A single region of the Lysinibacillus sp. B2A1 genome encodes:
- the maf gene encoding septum formation protein Maf encodes MFKTNHNLVLASASPRRKELLTMLSLPFDVVTSEVEETSVQATTMQDYVKGVALLKTRDVAIKAPSATIIGADTIVVYDNELLHKPKNREEAISHLIRLSGKHHAVMTAVAIIEPNGNETVFIEETTVVFHQLSQELIEVYVDSGDPFDKAGGYGIQTAGTLLVKRIEGDYNNVVGLPLAALFTQMVALNIIQFAKE; translated from the coding sequence ATGTTTAAAACAAATCATAACCTTGTGCTTGCTTCTGCTTCACCTAGACGAAAAGAATTACTAACTATGTTATCACTTCCTTTTGATGTTGTTACGAGTGAGGTAGAAGAGACAAGTGTTCAGGCAACAACAATGCAAGATTATGTGAAAGGTGTAGCTCTATTGAAAACACGTGATGTCGCAATAAAGGCACCAAGTGCAACTATTATTGGTGCAGATACGATTGTTGTTTATGATAATGAGCTACTGCATAAACCAAAAAATCGCGAGGAAGCAATTTCTCATTTAATTCGCTTATCAGGCAAACATCATGCGGTCATGACAGCTGTTGCTATAATCGAACCTAATGGAAATGAAACCGTGTTTATTGAAGAAACCACCGTTGTCTTTCATCAATTATCACAGGAGCTAATCGAAGTATATGTAGATTCGGGAGATCCATTTGATAAAGCAGGCGGTTATGGCATTCAAACGGCTGGAACCCTTTTAGTGAAGAGAATTGAAGGGGATTATAACAATGTTGTCGGCTTACCACTTGCAGCGTTATTTACGCAAATGGTGGCACTCAATATAATCCAATTTGCGAAGGAGTGA
- a CDS encoding ATPase, translating into MANDRIIGQTKAAGFQIGVRRSFSISQEDAWNLLTSPDGLTLWLGESTGITLKPGQTYKTNLGSGEIRIVKPLQQLRLTWQKEGWERPSTVQIRVLSKADNKTTISFHQEKLSDQYVREEMKKYWETILEIIGGQLTNK; encoded by the coding sequence ATGGCAAACGATAGAATTATTGGGCAAACAAAAGCAGCTGGCTTTCAAATAGGTGTAAGAAGATCATTTTCAATCTCTCAAGAGGATGCTTGGAATCTCCTCACTTCACCAGATGGATTAACCCTTTGGCTGGGGGAAAGCACTGGCATTACTCTAAAACCTGGTCAAACATACAAGACAAATTTGGGGTCAGGAGAAATTAGGATTGTTAAACCGTTACAGCAGCTTCGTCTGACATGGCAAAAGGAGGGATGGGAGCGGCCATCAACAGTTCAAATTCGCGTTCTATCAAAAGCAGACAATAAAACAACAATTAGCTTTCATCAAGAGAAACTATCAGATCAGTATGTTAGAGAAGAAATGAAAAAATACTGGGAAACTATCCTGGAAATAATAGGTGGGCAATTAACTAATAAATAA
- a CDS encoding valine--tRNA ligase, translating to MTENISMPTKYDPQSIEAGRYEWWLQGKFFEAQPESGKKPYSIVIPPPNVTGKLHLGHAWDTTLQDILTRMKRMQGYDALWLPGMDHAGIATQAKVEAKLREDNITRYDLGREKFLEKTWEWKEEYANHIRDQWAKLGLGLDYTRERFTLDKGLSDAVKTVFVDLYEKGLIYRGERIINWDPAAKTALSDIEVIYQDVQGAFYHMKYPLADGSGHVEVATTRPETMLGDSGVAVHPNDERYKHLIGKTVILPIVGREIPIVADDYVDMEFGTGVVKMTPAHDPNDFEVGNRHNLERILVMNEDGTMNELAGKYNGMDRFECRKQIVADLQEAGVLIRIEEHMHSVGHSERSGAVVEPYLSAQWFVKMQPLADASLEIQKDEEGKVNFVPARFENTYSRWMENIRDWCISRQLWWGHQIPAWYHNETGEIYVGKEAPADAENWTQDEDVLDTWFSSALWPFSTMGWPDEANEEYKRYYPTSTLVTGYDIIFFWVSRMIFQGLEFTGQRPFKDVLIHGLVRDGEGRKMSKSLGNGVDPMDVIEKYGADSLRYFLATGSSPGQDLRYTTEKVEAVWNFANKIWNASRFALMNMDGMTYEEIDLTGEKSVADKWILTRLNETIERVTSLAERYEFGEVGRELYNFIWDDFCSWYIEMAKLPLYGDDETAKKTTRSILAYVLDQTMRLLHPFMPFITEEIWQHLPHEGESITVAAWPTIRTDLQFAEEADNMKLLMDIIRSVRNIRAEVNTPMSKKVPLFISAKDAATVAVLDANKAYLEKFCNPESLTIGEGLEAPGQSMTAVVTGAELFLPLVGLINLEEEIARLEKELDKWAKEVKLVSGKLSNEKFVSKAPEALVNAEREKLADYESKHAVVLKRLEELKNM from the coding sequence ATGACAGAAAACATTTCAATGCCAACTAAATATGACCCACAGTCCATTGAAGCTGGTCGCTATGAATGGTGGTTACAAGGGAAGTTCTTCGAGGCGCAGCCAGAAAGTGGGAAAAAACCCTATTCGATCGTTATTCCACCACCGAACGTAACAGGTAAATTACATCTAGGTCATGCTTGGGATACAACATTACAAGATATTTTAACGCGTATGAAGCGTATGCAAGGATACGATGCGCTTTGGTTACCTGGTATGGACCATGCGGGAATCGCAACACAAGCCAAAGTCGAAGCAAAACTACGAGAGGATAATATTACACGTTATGATTTAGGACGTGAAAAATTCCTCGAAAAAACATGGGAGTGGAAAGAAGAATATGCTAATCATATTCGCGATCAATGGGCAAAGCTTGGTCTTGGATTAGACTACACGCGTGAGCGCTTCACTCTTGATAAAGGTCTTTCTGATGCTGTTAAGACGGTTTTTGTTGATTTATATGAAAAGGGCTTAATCTATCGTGGTGAACGTATTATTAACTGGGACCCTGCAGCGAAAACTGCTTTATCAGATATTGAAGTTATCTATCAAGATGTTCAAGGTGCGTTCTATCATATGAAATATCCACTAGCAGATGGCTCAGGGCATGTAGAGGTTGCCACAACACGTCCTGAAACGATGCTTGGTGACTCAGGAGTAGCCGTTCATCCAAATGATGAGCGTTATAAGCATCTAATCGGTAAAACCGTTATTTTACCAATCGTTGGTCGTGAAATCCCGATTGTAGCCGATGATTACGTAGATATGGAATTTGGTACTGGGGTTGTAAAAATGACACCAGCCCATGATCCGAACGACTTTGAGGTTGGAAATCGTCACAATTTAGAGCGCATTCTTGTAATGAATGAAGATGGCACAATGAATGAGCTTGCTGGCAAATATAACGGTATGGATCGTTTTGAATGTCGTAAGCAAATTGTCGCTGATTTACAAGAAGCAGGTGTATTAATTCGTATTGAAGAGCATATGCATTCAGTGGGACATTCTGAACGTTCTGGTGCTGTTGTAGAGCCATACCTCTCAGCACAATGGTTCGTTAAGATGCAACCACTTGCTGATGCTTCACTTGAGATTCAAAAAGACGAAGAAGGTAAAGTAAACTTTGTACCAGCTCGTTTTGAAAACACATACTCTCGCTGGATGGAAAATATTCGTGATTGGTGTATCTCTCGCCAATTATGGTGGGGTCATCAAATCCCAGCTTGGTACCACAATGAAACAGGCGAAATTTACGTAGGAAAAGAAGCACCAGCAGATGCAGAAAATTGGACACAAGATGAAGATGTTTTAGATACATGGTTTTCTTCAGCACTTTGGCCATTTTCTACAATGGGCTGGCCAGACGAGGCAAATGAAGAATATAAACGTTACTACCCAACAAGTACATTAGTAACAGGCTATGATATTATTTTCTTCTGGGTATCTCGTATGATCTTCCAAGGTCTTGAGTTTACAGGTCAGCGCCCATTCAAAGATGTATTAATTCATGGTTTAGTACGTGATGGTGAAGGACGTAAAATGAGTAAATCACTTGGCAATGGTGTTGATCCAATGGACGTTATTGAGAAGTATGGTGCTGATTCCTTACGTTACTTCTTAGCAACTGGATCATCTCCTGGACAGGATTTACGTTATACAACAGAAAAAGTTGAAGCAGTTTGGAACTTTGCGAATAAAATTTGGAATGCCTCTCGTTTTGCGCTTATGAATATGGATGGTATGACATATGAAGAAATCGACTTAACTGGTGAAAAGTCAGTTGCCGATAAATGGATTTTAACTCGTTTAAATGAAACAATTGAGCGTGTAACATCCCTTGCAGAACGTTACGAATTTGGTGAAGTGGGTCGAGAGCTTTATAATTTCATTTGGGATGATTTCTGTTCATGGTATATTGAAATGGCTAAATTACCTTTATACGGTGATGATGAAACAGCTAAGAAAACGACTCGCTCTATTTTAGCTTACGTATTAGATCAAACAATGCGTCTATTACATCCATTCATGCCATTCATTACAGAAGAAATCTGGCAACATCTACCACATGAAGGTGAATCTATTACGGTGGCAGCGTGGCCAACTATTCGAACGGATCTTCAATTTGCTGAAGAAGCAGATAACATGAAGCTCCTAATGGATATTATACGTTCAGTACGTAATATTCGTGCGGAAGTTAATACACCAATGAGCAAAAAAGTTCCTTTATTTATCTCAGCAAAAGATGCAGCAACTGTAGCTGTCCTTGATGCTAATAAAGCGTATTTAGAAAAATTCTGTAATCCAGAGTCATTAACGATTGGTGAAGGTTTAGAGGCTCCAGGTCAATCTATGACAGCTGTAGTAACTGGTGCTGAGCTATTCTTACCTCTTGTTGGGCTTATTAACCTAGAAGAAGAGATTGCTCGTCTTGAAAAAGAATTAGACAAATGGGCAAAAGAAGTGAAGCTTGTATCTGGAAAATTATCGAATGAGAAGTTCGTGTCAAAAGCACCTGAAGCGTTAGTGAATGCAGAACGTGAAAAATTAGCTGATTATGAGAGTAAACATGCAGTTGTATTAAAACGTTTGGAAGAGTTGAAAAATATGTAA
- a CDS encoding bifunctional folylpolyglutamate synthase/dihydrofolate synthase — protein sequence MIPNLNRYKEKWNVKSDDIIKPGLATIGEALIQVGNPENGLQVVHLAGTNGKGSTLTFLESIAKAHGLRVGKFMSPCIVDVHDQIQVEGQAITEAEMDRVFQQMQVADLSGKLTDFELLTVTAFLHFAASNVDIALIEAGMGGLLDSTNVVIPIVSIIPSIAIEHTKFLGNTIESITHHKAGIIKPYKPVIIGDLPQGAKEIIHKEAREKQSSVLELNQQFYVEQDKDGEIYDYGKLGFRISKLSRSMKGAHQAHNMALAITAFFEVAASLDLNVNKNALQKGVKEAAILGRFEEILPYVILDGAHNPASVEKLIETIKYEFPGEQVAFVIGILADKDVQEILRLFEQVSDQFYFVDFNNSRAMSAQNMLELSGAPYKEVLVDYASFLQQQSERKLRTIVTGSLYLLTEVRSGLKNR from the coding sequence ATGATTCCTAATCTGAATCGTTATAAGGAGAAATGGAACGTTAAGAGCGATGATATTATTAAACCTGGTCTTGCTACAATTGGAGAAGCATTAATACAAGTTGGTAATCCAGAAAACGGATTGCAGGTTGTCCATTTAGCAGGGACGAATGGTAAAGGCTCGACGCTTACATTTCTTGAGTCGATAGCGAAAGCGCATGGCTTGCGTGTAGGTAAATTTATGTCTCCCTGCATTGTTGATGTACATGACCAAATTCAAGTGGAGGGTCAAGCAATTACTGAAGCGGAGATGGATCGAGTATTCCAACAAATGCAGGTAGCTGATCTTAGTGGAAAATTAACGGATTTTGAGCTATTAACGGTTACAGCATTTTTACATTTTGCTGCTAGTAATGTCGATATCGCCCTTATTGAAGCAGGTATGGGAGGCTTACTTGATAGTACAAATGTAGTGATACCGATAGTATCGATTATTCCAAGTATTGCTATAGAGCATACAAAATTTTTAGGCAATACCATTGAAAGTATCACTCATCATAAAGCTGGCATAATAAAGCCATATAAACCAGTCATAATCGGTGATTTACCACAAGGGGCAAAGGAAATCATCCATAAGGAAGCTCGGGAAAAACAGTCATCTGTACTTGAACTTAATCAGCAATTTTATGTAGAGCAAGACAAAGATGGAGAGATATATGATTATGGTAAGTTGGGCTTCCGTATTTCGAAGCTATCACGGTCGATGAAGGGAGCACATCAGGCACATAATATGGCTTTGGCGATAACGGCCTTTTTTGAAGTGGCAGCTTCACTAGATTTAAATGTCAATAAAAATGCTCTTCAAAAGGGAGTGAAAGAGGCAGCTATTTTAGGACGCTTTGAAGAAATTTTACCCTATGTAATTTTAGATGGTGCTCATAATCCGGCAAGTGTTGAAAAATTAATTGAAACGATAAAATATGAGTTTCCTGGTGAGCAAGTTGCATTTGTAATTGGAATACTAGCAGATAAAGATGTTCAGGAAATATTGCGGTTATTTGAGCAGGTAAGCGATCAATTTTATTTTGTTGATTTTAATAATTCTCGTGCAATGAGTGCTCAAAACATGCTGGAGCTATCTGGTGCACCCTATAAGGAAGTTTTAGTAGACTATGCTTCATTTTTGCAACAGCAGTCTGAAAGAAAGTTGAGAACAATTGTAACAGGTTCGTTATATTTATTAACAGAAGTACGGAGTGGATTGAAAAATAGATAA
- a CDS encoding bifunctional folylpolyglutamate synthase/dihydrofolate synthase, with protein MFKTMKECTDFIFTLKAVDHKRAPLVLMREVLTLFDNPQDKFRAIHLAGSNGKGSTVNALREILQHAGYKVGAFTSPHLEQVNERMTINGTPIADEDFLLYMNKVAEQIHLHYKGEFPSFFEVVTLIMFKYFADQAVDIALIETGLGGRLDATNVITPELSIITTISLEHTAFLGDTLAKVAFEKAGIIKDGVPVIVGVKNDEALTVIQQIAEERHALCLVIGKDFSVANITQGTNLQHFHYKKANNEMTDVPLKMAGSHQVDNASLAITAIFTLREKQVLNISNESIRYALANAQWAGRFEQLVGNIVLDGAHNSEGTAALIQTLKEVYPNQNYHFIYAALSDKDHASSIALMDQIAASISFTQIDLPNAMPAGKLAELSSNREKTFRRDWKEIVRKVLHQRDEKDIVIITGSLYFIAEVRQWLQEGER; from the coding sequence TTGTTTAAAACAATGAAAGAGTGTACAGATTTTATTTTTACATTAAAGGCAGTTGATCATAAACGTGCTCCGCTTGTCCTGATGAGAGAGGTGCTTACACTTTTTGATAATCCACAGGACAAATTTCGCGCTATTCATTTGGCAGGTTCGAATGGGAAGGGTTCCACTGTGAATGCGTTAAGAGAAATTTTACAACATGCTGGCTATAAAGTGGGTGCCTTTACTTCACCACATTTAGAGCAAGTGAATGAACGCATGACGATTAACGGCACTCCAATTGCGGATGAGGATTTTTTACTTTATATGAATAAAGTAGCTGAGCAGATTCATTTACATTATAAAGGTGAGTTCCCAAGCTTTTTTGAAGTTGTTACTTTAATAATGTTCAAATATTTTGCGGATCAAGCTGTAGATATCGCCCTTATTGAAACAGGACTTGGAGGACGTTTAGATGCTACAAATGTCATTACACCTGAGCTTTCAATTATAACTACCATATCACTAGAGCATACTGCGTTTCTAGGCGATACTTTAGCGAAAGTAGCATTTGAAAAGGCAGGTATCATTAAAGATGGTGTACCGGTTATAGTGGGCGTTAAAAATGATGAGGCACTTACTGTTATTCAGCAAATTGCAGAAGAACGTCATGCACTATGTTTAGTGATAGGCAAGGATTTTAGTGTTGCAAACATAACACAAGGTACTAATTTGCAGCATTTTCATTATAAAAAGGCAAATAATGAGATGACAGATGTCCCATTAAAGATGGCAGGATCTCATCAAGTCGATAATGCGAGTCTGGCGATTACAGCTATCTTCACATTAAGAGAAAAGCAAGTACTTAACATTTCTAACGAGTCAATACGTTATGCATTGGCAAATGCTCAGTGGGCAGGTCGTTTTGAGCAATTGGTGGGCAATATTGTATTAGACGGTGCTCATAATTCTGAAGGCACAGCTGCACTTATTCAAACTCTTAAAGAGGTTTATCCAAATCAAAACTATCACTTTATATATGCCGCTTTATCAGATAAAGATCATGCGAGTAGTATTGCTCTGATGGATCAAATTGCTGCATCAATATCCTTTACGCAAATAGATTTACCCAATGCCATGCCTGCTGGAAAGCTAGCTGAGCTCTCTTCAAATAGGGAGAAGACTTTTCGAAGAGATTGGAAGGAAATAGTGCGAAAAGTACTACATCAAAGAGATGAGAAGGACATTGTAATTATTACAGGTTCACTTTATTTTATAGCCGAAGTACGACAATGGCTTCAGGAGGGAGAACGATGA